The Mauremys reevesii isolate NIE-2019 linkage group 1, ASM1616193v1, whole genome shotgun sequence genome segment ATGCATCTCACAGTTGTTGGAACATACACAGGGCTTTTCATCAGCTGAATATACTACTACATTAGTACAAAGGAATcagatttggggtttgttttctAAATTACTGTTGGCTTCATCCTTTTTATACTGTTGATTTGCCTCCCCACTTCTATTACTGATTGTCTCGTACATGCTCCATGATCTTCAGCAGACCTAGCCAGGTCTCTTCTGCAGTAGAGATGATTTGACTGGCTGGCAGAAGGAAGCCATAGCGACCTGTGTCTCGCAACTCAAAGGCGAAGGAGTATTTGATGCCATAATCATAGGACCAGTCAATGCTGCCTCCACTGGCTTGgtctgaaaaagagagagaaaccacACTGGGTGAGCTGGCTTGTGTCCAGATGCACCAGTGCTGGCTAGTAGATGGAGTCCACTGGATATGAGCATGCTTGGTACCTTTCAGGATTGCGTGCTATATGAGGAAGTAAAGGAGCTTACTAGGGCTGGGTGTGCACTCCTCAGACTGCATTGATTTTCTGGGAGTAGGCCCTATAAAGTTAACATTGGTGTGGGTCAGATATTAGTTCAGCCTGTGGGGGATCAGTTGGCAATTAGTGAGGGATCCCATTGACCCATCAGTACAAGGATGGCCCTTCCAGTGGGATGAAGTCCCCAccttgaggagggaggagtggaccCTTCCCCCACTACAGCCCATCAAATGCAGAACTGCTCAATACTTACAGATAGTTGAGCAAATGGTCCCAACTTTATATGTCGTGCCATACAATGAAGCCAGAGCACTGGCAGCTGCTTTCCCCACGGTGTTCTAGAGGGATCACAGAAGAGTCAGGAAGAAGTCAGATTAGGAAGATTAAACGTTCAAACTAAAACAGGGGAGAGTTTCTACCAAAAGCCTCATTTAAGAAAACATCCAAATTGGTTTAGAGCCGACCCTCACCCACCAAAAATTAGTTGTACTGAATCTATTAATGTCTGAATTGCTGTATAGCTGGACACTAGCTGCAGCATCCACCATGTTTACAATATTTTCGGAGGTATCCTGGCTGGTAGTGGCCCGTACTATGTGCTttagaggaaagtgcaagaaagcCCTGTGGATAATTATAGTATAATGTCCCCATTGGGAAAGTTTCTTCCAAATTCTCATTAGTTAGTGGTTGGCGTATGGTTTGACGCATACGCGGTGTGTAGttcttaaaaatattaatattgttattatttttcctatctaatgtaactgtggatgttctcgTACTTAAAGAGAACCAGAAAGTTGGGACTAGACCCAAtgtgtgtgagtgtcctgtgTTGGGAACAGGGTGGTGAGACGCCACCTGTTCACACAAGTAGGGATTTCTATTTTAAAGATATTGTCTTCTTCTTCCTTGCATTAATCCCATCAAATAGAGTCCACTCTATGAGTCCTCTCCCTCCAAAATGATCTGTTCAATGTCTGacgaaaagctcatgctccaatacgtctgctagtctataaggtgccacaggactctttgctgcttttacagatccagattaacacggctccccctctgatactgttcAATGTCCTATCCTTTGCCACACCACCTGCTAACAAATCTTCCTTTATAACATCCCATCACTTTTTGGGTCGGCCTCTCTGTGTTTTTCCTTCAGTCTTGATCTGTTGGGATTCTCCTACCCAGATTGCTGTCAGGACCAAACCATCTGAGCCTGCGCTCCCTCACAGCAAGACATGGGCTCAAAACAAGCAGAGGAAAACCAGAGTATATGGCATGTAATTTCAATCAGGTGAACAGTGAAGAATTATCCTTGAAACTAGATGGTCAGACAATACCAAAAATACAAAGTTTCAGGTATCTGGGTTCCAGAATCCAGGAAAATGGGGAAATGGAGGATGAAATTAGAGCTAGAATCAAATGGAGAGAGATAAGTGGTATAGTACGTAACAGGAAGATACCAGTAAGATTAAGAGGCAAAGTCTATAAAACGGTGGTCAGTCCAGTTTTAACTTATGGCACTAAGTGTTGGGCAACCGAGAAGAAACATGAGCAAATGATGTAATACGAATGTTGAGATGGATGAGTGGAGTAAGCAAGAAAGACCACCTGAAGAATGTGTATGTTAGAGACATGTTCAAAGTCACAGCCATAAGCGAAACAATGAAGGAGGGAAGGTTCAGATTTTAAAGATAGTGTATGGGGTCAGACTCTTATTTCAATCACACTTGAGGAGCCACATGGAGTTGCTCTTATCCATGTGAGGGGAGAATTTAGCCCATGATTATTGTcttaaaaatgtcattttaatatTTGGCTAACACTCAAAATATGAAAGGcaactctagggtgaccagatgtcccgattttatagggacagttctgatttttgggtctttttcttatataggctcctgttaccccccacccccgtcccgatttttcacatttgctgtctggtcaccctaggcaacTCAGTCAGGACAGAGAAAGGCTTAGGGTCAAGAAGCTGCTGTATCTCACCAGCTCATTGTAGTCAGCAGGGTTGGTGCACTTATACCCAAAGGGGAACAACAGAAGCTGAGAGTAGCTGTGAAGGGTGAGGAAGGCCTTGATCTTCCCATGGCTCTTGATAAAGTTTACGACATTTTTTACTTCCACTTCCGAGTTGGCGCTGGGTCCATGGTAAGACTCAGAGCAAGGGTTGGTACTGGCTCCAGGGCCTGTTGGTGCAAGTGAGGATCAAAGGTAAATCTGTAAAACTATAACTCAAGGGAATTCAATGCAGATTGACACAAAAATGAAGTTGCCTAATACTGTACAGTGAAAACTCTAGCAACAGATCTTTTCTCAGGGACAAGGCCTAACGTACTGATAGATGATAGAAAAGTATTTCGAGAGAGTGAAAATTAGAAAAAGACAGATTGATAGATAACTCATGCCTTCTTTTGCTCCCTGACAATCAATCAAGAAATTACTCTTATGAAATATGATTACTATCAGCTTTTACTATTTTATTTCTGAATCTCTTATGATGTTGGCTTCTACAtccattgggccagattctgatctcggtaaccccattgtaaacctggggaacttccactggcttcagtagaGTTACCCTGGATTTACACTCGTATAatagagatcagaatctgatccaTTAACTTTTGAGTATACAACATGTGAGCTGATAGACTTTTTTCTTCCAAGCTGATGCAGAAATGTAAGTCAATAATAACATGGGAAATTGAAAATAGTTGATCTTATCCatcttattttattaaaaaacaacagcaaCCAAATAGAATCCTTCCAGGCCTCCAGGTAAATAATGCATTTACCTGACTGTCTAGAGGCCAATAGTAGAGGAAGTCAGTGATTGATGTGACATCCTCAGCAGAGTGCATGCTGGGAGGGATGTCACATTGATGAAGGAGACATTGATCCAAGCAGAGCTAGACCATATTGAAACCTAAGCAAAAAATCCTTTGAACTAGTAAATGTGTTAGATGCCCTGTTTAGCCTGACATACTCTGGGCATTCAGCCCTATAATGGTACAGATGCCTATATTTTGCATGTCACTTTTAAAAAGTCCTAGATTGTTCCCTTATGACTAGGTACatgcaggagcgccgccagcttttttggcgccctaggcggcggaaggtcccgcccccgaaatggcGCCCGcggcagaggcggcggaaggtcccgctcCCAAAATATCACCACCGACGGGGGCGGCCAAAGTTCCGGCCGCCACGGTCGCCACCCCCCAAAggttagtgccctaggcgactgcctaggtcgcctaatgggttgcgccggccctgggtACATGGAAGGGAAACAGCTTCGGTAGTGACAACTGTAGATGAAAGCTCTTCTTTTACCTCCAAAGCCTGCATCCCAGTTCCTATTTGGATCAACTCCAATGCACAGGCTCCCTGAATTCTTAGAACGTGTCTTCCGCCACATACGATTCTGAAATAAAGCAACATAATGGGTTCAAAAGGAGCAAAGCTTGGTGATTTCATTAAAGCTTCCACTCAGGAATCGTTACCATTCACCTATAAGTGAAgctcagactagattatcacaattggcccttctgaccttggaatctgtgaatccgTAAGTGCAAGAGAGAAGCCTAATGTGACTTCTGCTAGACTGGCAAGGGGGATGgaccaagggaagcagtggaagCACTGGTGAATATCCAGGAGGGAACAACGATGGATTAGGTGGCTCAGCAGGTCTCTGTGGTGACCCTACCCTATTGTGATTTACCTTTACAAGGCTAAACATGTATCGGCTGAACGtgtttttctaaaacaaaacTTTCCATTCTTTGATGGCCTGGCAGATCATTGCCCAGCTTCCAGAAGAGCCTGATTCTGTTTGGAAATGTAATCACACTGTGGTTACTCACATTGGTATGAGTGAATGCATATCCATCAGGGTTTGTGACAACCAGCAGGAAAATGTCCATTCTGTTTAACAGGGAGGTGACGGATGGATTGTTCCCATACTCAGATGCAATCTAAGCAGAGATGAAATACATTCCAACATGCTTATCAGAGTCGCTTCTTCCCCAAATGCTCATACTGTAATAGTTATGTACTGGGGTTGGGTTAAGCAGGGTTGGGGTGTACAATACAGCTGCATTTCTCTGGTGACTTAGTCATTTTCCGCAAAATTTAAGCTCtcgttttaaaataatttaattttttggcCCTTTTGTTGGCAAAGATAACCTTCCCAGTGCGACTCTTTCTTTCTGAGACCACagactgaaacaatagctctgaggggTGTGAACCACCCTTATTCATTTCAGTGGAACGTGAGCCCTGAAACCTGATGACAAATAAGAGACACTTTAAAAGGTCCTGTCTTGTTGGTACGTCATCTATTGTATTGGTGTGACTGTCTCTAAACAATATGTAATTGTACAGGTGTAGGGTAGTGGTGACAGCACAGCATTGGGAGTCATGACTCCTGGATACTATTCTCAGTTCTGTCAGTGATTCACTGTGAgacctcgggcaagtcatttaacctctctgtgcctcagtttcccattagTTATGAGGCTAGTAAGACTGACCTACCACAAAGAGGAGGTATCAGACTGAAATAAATTGCTGTAAAGCCATCTGAGATCTTTAGATAAAAAGTGCTACAGACAAGTAAAGCATTATTAACTGCATAAAAATCAATATAATTGATTCTGGGTTATGTTAGATCATTTTACAATACTTGCCATGTTAATACTGTACCTAATTCTGGCTGGGTTACAGTATATGCTCAAAgtagaaaggaaataaaaatgtatcTACAAAAGAAcatctagggcctgattctctcctgCCTTGCATGCCATGTAATCATTTATTCCTGCGCAAAATGAGTGCAAAATCGCTGTAACACACTAAGAAGTCagaatggagaatcaagcccttgaTCTGTGTAAAATATACTGCAGATTTATGAATAAGCTGTTTTCTCACAGTAGGTGTTGTTTTTTCTCTCAGAGGCAATAATGAATTAATGTCTCAATGTAGTGATAGGAGTCAGTGTGTTGCTGGAAGTGCAGATGAGACATAAAACTGAATTACTGACATTTGCTGTTAAAGATCCCATGTGACTTTTCACAAGAGTAGGGCTATTAAATTTGATGTCCTGACCAAATTACATTTTTCTGACC includes the following:
- the LOC120395444 gene encoding carboxypeptidase A2-like isoform X1; translated protein: MVNNQRRERGTNNFNYGAYHPLESIYAALDDLAAEYPSLVSKQEIGKSYEKRPMYILKFSTGGTNRPAIWLDAGIHSREWITQATALWTAKKIASEYGNNPSVTSLLNRMDIFLLVVTNPDGYAFTHTNNRMWRKTRSKNSGSLCIGVDPNRNWDAGFGGPGASTNPCSESYHGPSANSEVEVKNVVNFIKSHGKIKAFLTLHSYSQLLLFPFGYKCTNPADYNELNTVGKAAASALASLYGTTYKVGTICSTIYQASGGSIDWSYDYGIKYSFAFELRDTGRYGFLLPASQIISTAEETWLGLLKIMEHVRDNQ
- the LOC120395444 gene encoding carboxypeptidase A2-like isoform X2; the protein is MRLILFFSALAGASWCLETFVGDQVLRVKANSEEEINKLQLLETLEHLQLDFWLHPSNPALPVDIRVPFPSLQSVKVFLESHHIEYSILLEDLQVIVEEEKQEMVNNQRRERGTNNFNYGAYHPLESIYAALDDLAAEYPSLVSKQEIGKSYEKRPMYILKFSTGGTNRPAIWLDAGIHSREWITQATALWTAKKIASEYGNNPSVTSLLNRMDIFLLVVTNPDGYAFTHTNNRMWRKTRSKNSGSLCIGVDPNRNWDAGFGGPGASTNPCSESYHGPSANSEVEVKNVVNFIKSHGKIKAFLTLHSYSQLLLFPFGYKCTNPADYNELNTVGKAAASALASLYGTTYKVGTICSTIYQASGGSIDWSYDYGIKYSFAFELRDTGRYGFLLPASQIISTAEETWLGLLKIMEHVRDNQ